A window of Streptomyces broussonetiae genomic DNA:
GCGCCGTACACCGTGCGCCTGCTCACGGGCTTACCCCTCCCCCGCTGACACACACTCGCACCCTCCCAGACCGGTCTTCCCTGCGGAGTCAGGGCCCGTAGTGAGCCGACCAGCCGGTCCAGCCCTGGAGTTGTGCCGTTCCTCGACGAAAGAGGACGTTCCGTGTCACCCGAGGTACTTCCACCGACCCGACGCGCCGTGCTGCGGGCCGGCGCCTGCGGGCTGCTGGGCACCACAGCCGCCGGCTGCGGGTTCATGCCCGCGAAAACGCCGGATGCCCAGCAGCTCGCCCCGGTCAAGGCGCATGTCGACGGCGATCTCGTCTACTTCAACTGGGCCGACTACGTCGACCCGTCCGTGTTCAGGGGCTTCGAGAAGGAGTACGGCGTCAAGGTCATCCAGTCGAACTTCGACTCCATGGAAGGCATGGTCGCCAAACTCAACGCCGGTAACCGCTACGACGTGGTCTTCCCCTCCGCCAAGTGGGCCCAGCGCCTGGTCCGCGGTGGCCGGCTGCGCCGTATCGACCACTCCCAACTCCCCAACGCACATGCCGTCTTCGGCACGTACACCTACTTCGCGGATCCCTGGTACGACCCCGGCTCCGCGCACACCGTCCCGTTCACCACGTACAAGACCGGCATCGGTTGGCGTCGCGACCGGATCGGCGAACTGACCGGCTCCTGGCGCGACTTGTGGAGCGACATGGCGCGCGGCAAGGTCTTCCTCCTGGACGACCGCGACGAGGTCCTCGGCATGGGCGCCCTGGAAATCGGCCTGCCGGTCAGCACCGGGAACACCGGTGACCTCGACCGGATCACCTCCCTGCTGGGCACCCTGCGGCCACGGCTGCGCGGCTTCTCCAGCGACAGCTACAACAACCTCCTCAACGGCAACGCGGTCATGACACAGGCGTGGAGCGGGGACATGGCCGCCATGCTCAACCAGGCCAAGGATCCCTCCGTGTTCGGCTTCGAGGCCCCCAAGGAGGGCACGCCGATCAACTCCGACTGCTACGCCATCCCCTGGAACGCCCCCC
This region includes:
- a CDS encoding polyamine ABC transporter substrate-binding protein gives rise to the protein MSPEVLPPTRRAVLRAGACGLLGTTAAGCGFMPAKTPDAQQLAPVKAHVDGDLVYFNWADYVDPSVFRGFEKEYGVKVIQSNFDSMEGMVAKLNAGNRYDVVFPSAKWAQRLVRGGRLRRIDHSQLPNAHAVFGTYTYFADPWYDPGSAHTVPFTTYKTGIGWRRDRIGELTGSWRDLWSDMARGKVFLLDDRDEVLGMGALEIGLPVSTGNTGDLDRITSLLGTLRPRLRGFSSDSYNNLLNGNAVMTQAWSGDMAAMLNQAKDPSVFGFEAPKEGTPINSDCYAIPWNAPHPGTAMLFIDYMLRPENVKKNIEYIGYPMPVAGTEKTYADLVKPFPECLVTEDDLKADLFFRNGSRAAEDARDTAWTHVKAG